A segment of the Lycium ferocissimum isolate CSIRO_LF1 chromosome 5, AGI_CSIRO_Lferr_CH_V1, whole genome shotgun sequence genome:
caacaaggctcaaataaaaatcaaactttCCTCGTCTAGAACTCTAGCAGTTTTGTGAATATCAAGAGCATTTGAATTGGTATTAGCATGGTGCGTTGGTGCTTTCAAGGTAGTTGAACAACACGTTTACTACTTTGCGTATATACAGTGTACACAATTTGTataatatatgttatatacgatGTGTAACAAGTGTATATACATgtttatacatttatatacaCTATTAAACAATGTATTTACATAGTTATGCATCGTGTAACAACTTATATATTGCATAATATGCGTATAAAGTTAGTATGAATGAAATGTATATACATTGTTGTAGCAAGGTATATTATGTGTATCACTATGTATAAGAATGTATATGACATTTATAAGCTATCAATCTCTGTGAATTTTTTAACTTCTTGTTTTTTAGCTACCAGATCAACTATTAAAACAATGAAATCGAAAATTGAATCcttctattttaaaattaattttgctattttctaattcttttttagATGGGGAAtcctatattttattttattttatttttggtgtgaacattttttgtattttttttggtgtgagcatttttttttttgtttttgaaaggATATTGCAGAGGGATTTGAATCGATCATGCTAACATATTTATCAGTAAAAGAACCATCGTTGTTGAGTGCGAATCAGGAAGAAATCATGTAgaagtttttttcaaaatatgtaaattattggGTTCCAGAAAAGTTGGTTAATGTTTGTGCATATGTTGGCTATTCGgaatgtaaatattttatgagttAAGCGAAGTGAAAACTATTTATTTAAGTTCCATATACCCGTAATTTTCGGCTATGCAAAGTGTAAATTTTTTATTCGGGCCGTACATTTGAGTGAGAAGCCATATTACAAGCTCGTATTTAGAATGACTCGGCTAAGCATCCATCGTTGTTAGAGGGTTCTATTAAATCAATATATCTTTCCCGCACGCATCATGGATGTAACTTATCCACCATCAATCATTCCAAAACACTTATGTTTAACTTTCAACTTGTTTACTGCCAATCAATAAAAATCACCTAATGCTCCTCTCATACAGAAAGTTAGGTTCTcacttgatatttcatttaatcaATCAATACTCTTAACTTGGTCAACCATACAAAAACAATAATATCCGCAAGTTATTATCAATTACTTAATTTAAaagtttgtcatcataaaaactacaaAGATGTGACATTGTCAAGCTAATATTATTAACTTAAACAACTATAAGTTGATACGTCAATTCTCTTActctttgttgttgtattatatattattttaacttGGACATATTCATATTAACTTTATTTTACCTTGAGTTTTAGCGTTTTATACTTAAAATAATTAATGTGCATGTTTTAAAAGTTTATGCTCACAATCTAATTTAAGTGGAATGAATAAAATTCGTCTCTATCTCTATTTTTGTCTCTCAAAACTTTATTTTGGAGAACCAAATTATCTCAATTGCATTTAAGTTACAGACGCCTACATACTAAAATCATTAACAACAGTTTCACACACTAACATGGCCAAATCCCCGAACCTCCCCTAATGTTTTAAATGTAATTAATCGGTAGAGAAATGCCTATaaattttggtacatatttttagaaaatcaatGACAACTATTTATTCACTGTGATTCAAAGGACTCTAAAcgtgaaagaattttttttaatactatcattttttctattttattttataatgatAATTATTATAATGACTTGATTAAAAGGCTTCAACGTTACATGCGAACAAAGTAGCCGGTTGATACTCATTAGAGTTTGACAATAGAGTTTCGAATTTAAAGTCATTCTTAGCATATGTATtgcagactaaaaaaaaaaaattaattttgcacAAGAACCCTTCGAAAGCCAGGTTCCCCCTTCCCTGGTTGTTTCcgtatttggtttggttatggttatagtaaaaaaataacattaatacataaaatttataattatttatatgtataatattaacttttcataaataattaaagatattttatccttatttttttttattattaatttaatttttagtctacttatttttaagacaaaaaaaagaatatgtcaagttatattatattatattatcgtATTAATAAACACAATGTTGTGATAGATCGTTTGATCGTttttgtggtttaataacatttgtattatttggtttggtttgtatGGTGAcatcgtataataacttgtaagtttattaaattacccttaactcttaattataaAGTAGTTTatctatattaataaaactcgtgtaatatattaataaaatagaaactttaaaaaataaagcgAGGTAGTGAGTAGGGGTGGTGgaaggggtgggtggtgtgaggtgggtggttgtAGGATGAGGGTGGGAGTAGTGGTTGGTAGGGTGGGagtggggttgggtggtggtgaggggtggtggaggggtgggtggtgtgaagtgggtggttgtgggatgaggatgggggtagtgggtggtagggtgggggtgagtggtcgtgggggtggggttgggtggtggtaaGGGGCAgtgggtggtggaggggtgggtggtggttaTGGGATAAGGGTGGGGTTATGGGATAAAgagtggggtgggggtgagggCGAGTGGTAGCGTGAGAGTGGGAGTGGGGTggtgttacgcctctcgttttcGTTGTAGGAGAACTTATGgcttcctagtcgggtatgcctttgggATAGAGACCTGTgcccgagttttggagatattacgtgtcttaccccgtgtacaaaagtaccagcaggtattcctggtaaattacaggattagaagttgaacgaatcgaatcgacctAACTTGAACTGATTCAGGAAAAATCTGCAGACGCCAGTCATCGTCGAtgggccgtcgacatgtcgatggaCCGTCGTTATGCAGCGTCGTTATGTTTCTGCAGCCTTGAAtttgcaggcgcaggtcgacggagcaagtcaacggaccgtcgacgggtcgtcgatcCGCACCGCTGGAACTTTTtagttccaagtataaatatatgatcccacgactttatttctcattttctctcttccaagtCAGAGAAAACCCTAGTATATTTACTCCCAACATTTTCTATCAtaatagtggagatttggtaagatctgAACCCCGTAAGATCcgagcttatgaagaagaaggttgctacTAGGGTTTCATAAAAGTTGTGAGGCTtgggaagttggagttgaagttgaagttgatccttggaatcttaaatccctcaaggtatgtaaatgatctTTACCCTTGTACTTAAGTTAATTATcgagagttttagtggttttaagtgaagagaggatacttatggaagtggtaaacggatgaagggtaagatagtGACTTGAgcctattttaagagatgattgggaatggatttgagtatattttgatatgtaagtgttgtcatggttgttgtggatattgagGTTGATGtattgaatgggaagttgaagggttgttgagcttataagggaaatgttgtccacAATGCGTTAagctctttttatatttaaaaatggtTAGTAAGCAAGATAACAAGcaaggtaaatagtctaattaaagcctatgttatcttgattgtagacctacgagttcgagaagtaaaagttggacgattagatatacttcaaggtatgttaaggttatcctttctttctttctttctttcttttggcacgatcttatgatatgaatcaACAAGTGAGTAAaagagtttccatattactctactcttagaagcactaggagtacttcagtctttgacgttcctataccccgtatgattgttccttctgttcatgggtcttgagattttgtatgatgatgatgttagttCAAAAGGTTGTCCATCGGAGGTAATATGgctttatgtcactccgagcATTCCATGTACACATTtcagttatgcattgcattcatatacacatgcatattgacccgtgaccagaaggcgttatatacgcgtgtattatatgtatatggggtatgggggaAAGGGAtatgcgttatatacgcattaccaccgaTCGACCGGTGCAcctgatgatgatatatggattggaccgtacgttcctcgacattattatatgatatatggatcgggtcgtatgttcctcgacactattatatgggatatggatagGGCTAAACGTTCCTcgaaatgatatatatatatatacacgattatcattgagagcatgcatattatacgcccacagaggcattgtcagttatacagatttatgcagatacatacagatactagttcatacaaatacatgcagatagtcatttcaacttatgagttcagattttattcgtgattcttatatatatacatgttactcttatgtcttacatactcagtacattatccgtactgactccccattgctcggggggctgcgttcatgcccgcatgtTCGAGACCGAATGTGTGGCCGTGCTCGCAGACTCTATATCCAAAGAAAGGGTCaatgcgctccatttgatccctTGATCGTTAGCCGGGCTGTATGCCCCTTTGAGACGTATACGCATACGGGTATGACGAGGCCCTATCCCGTCTTTTCTGCGCCTTTATCGCGCAGAGTTCGTCGTAGACGCTTGTATGTAAatgtcagatgatgtagccttgtcggcttccattcttttgtgtacaatatatgtagcagcctagccggcttgcactgttcatccagcatgtatatgcatatacagattgtacagagtttatGGCGTCACCCcatttatgagatcagtttaagtcacttatgggcccttgatgttcaaaAGATGATTCAGATATgtgtataggggtgtttggtcactagcgGTCAGACagtcgtcacgactcatcggtttgggtcgtgacaggtggGGTGGATGGTGGGGTATAATGGGgaaatgaaatacgtaaccacggaaaaaccaccaaatccgtggttacaaaaattgagacttttcatggttatataaccatggaaTGAACCACGAGTTTACAACACCATatcacataattttaagaacaatggaaACAAACATGGCTTCATACAAAatcatacattaatgaaccacgggaaaccaccatccaaatAGGGGGTAAGGGAAGCCGACCAACATCAAGGAACCCACGACACCAATGGCTTAGGCATATGTTTAATATTACGAATTATTTACGAGGATTGATTATGTTTATGCAACATGATGTACATTTAGTATGTAAGCTACAAAGAATATATGTACCTCATTTTCTAATGTGTTTGTGAATTTTATTATCTGaaacatattcatataatagtaaaaaaatatcggaaaagggtcaaatataccctatACTATCAGAAAAGAGTTAAATATAcctctcgttatactttgggtccaaatatatccttcccattatactttgggttcaaatataccacTCTATTATACTGtgggtccaaatatactccTCCGTTAAAATTATCCATGGTGGACATGAGATATGACGTGGCACTGACAACTCGGTGAGGTGGATATCgcatggcatgccacctcaccgcCCTAACCCATTTACCCCtctcttcccctttttcttcCACCATTACCATCTCCTCTCCTCCACAACCTTTGCCACCATTTTACCAAGAAAAGCTCCTTATTTTAGTTTCAACTTAGGGGACCTTGTTTTTCAACTGTTTAACACAAACTTTAACCACTACACTTGCAAATCTTTTATAACCTTTTTCCAATGGGAGATTAATAATGATCCAATAAGGTATAGAATTCTAGACCACAATTTTATGATACTCCATTGATAATGCATATGTTATTTGGGCAAATAGCACTGGAATTCTTCCTCATActtctcttgtttcttttatttttattttatttggtaggtgaatttgaagttttggactgatccttttttatttcttttcttatattttgtaaagcTCTCTGTCACCAAAgcaaaatacaaaaagattGTCAACGAAATTGGCATCTGCAGTTCAAGTGATATGATAAGTTTGCCTCAGAAACCCAATGGTGCTAATGGTGGCAAACACGTGGAGGGGAGGAGATGATAGTGGTGGAAGAATGAGGGGAAAAGAGGGGTAAATAGGTtggggtggtgaggtggcatgccacatgGTATTCACCTCACCGAGCTATCAGTACCACGTCATATTTTATGTCCACCATGGACAATTTTAATGGAGGAGGGGTATATAGGACCCAAAGCATAACAGAGAGGTATATTTGAACACAAAGTATAAtgggaagggtatatttggacccaaagtataacgaggggtatatttaacccttttctgatagtacaggggtatatttgacccttttccaaaaaaaatataccatACTCTAATAATAAATTGCTGTACAATCGTTATTTAGAACACGGTTAATCAAAATGAGCCTGCCCAACAATTATCGGATTTCatttcttattaaaaaaataaagtcaGTATAGATGGACATATATTTTTGTCACCTAACGTTGAACAGGCcatgagaaaaatgaaaatttcgaaatattaatatttagcaattggatatgatatgataaaaagggaaaatcaaAGGTTTTATGTAATCcatttaacaacattatatatTTCTAATTGTTTGGTCTTACATGGataaagaaaaagtaaataaaattaaaaacctaTTTTTCATTATAGTTTTGTCACctatgcccttttttttttttttttcataaaatatagttTTTCAATATACCTAAAGATGAAAAACAATTACTTCCTTTATCTCAATTTACATAGcaccttttatttttaaatctgtctaaaaaagaatgtcattttttatatttaaaaataatttaatttttatgatttagagtcaaataaatatttaaagctTGTGTGGGATaacaaatttcaaaagacttttttttcttaaatttgtgCCTAGTCAATAGTGTCACGTAAATTGGAACCGAGATACTAATTACTTGTAGAGTTGTAGTACAGGTCGAGAACCTTTTTTCAGTTGTCCACCCGGATTATTTAGTGGGTCGGGTCAAATTAATGCGTTGTGAATGCACACGTGGCGAATATCAATTGGATAATTTTTCCTCGATGACGATTCTTCCTTCTCATTTCACCTTGTCCCATGGTCAtcaaatttattattttcttcaactACTCATGTATGAAATCGTGAAATAGCTAAGGATACAAAAACTTGACAGGTAAATTGATCTACTCTTTGTATGTTGTTTTTTATCTTCAACCAGTGATATCCCTAAACTAGTTGAGTCAGCTATACGAATCCTCTATATCTATTATTTTGCTCTATTTTGGTCCAATTCATTCAAAATTTACTGAACTAATGGTTAAATTGTGACTATTATCCTTGAATTTCTTACGTCTGTTCCCTAATTTGTAAATTTAGTATTTCTATTGTTCCATTAGGTTATGATCTAAATATTTGTGAGGAATTGGATATAGACACACATGTAGCTTTGATATTTGATCTTTTTATAACCTAGGATGTAAATTAACGTGATGCTCCttcgttctttttttttcttttttttttttagcttttataGAACCAAAAATCATCCCTTTAGCACATATAATTTGTAAATTTAGTGTATTTCTGTTGTGCCATTAGGTTAGGATATGAATCTTTGGGCGGAACGCTATATACGTTTACATAGCTTTGATATTTGGTCTTTTTATAACCTAGGATGTAAATTAACGTGATGCTCCTTCGCTTTTTAGCTTATGTAGAACCAAAAATCATCCCTTTAGCGACATGTAATTTGTGGGTATATGgttattcattttatttgatCTGATTTAGAGCATTTGATTTTGACAGGAATTAGAGAAGATGATGAGGTTACAAACTTATGGTGGGCTTAGCCTAATAGCTACACTGGCGGTTATTTATCATGCCTTTAGTAGCAGAGGCCAATTTTACCCAGCAATGGTTTATTTATCGACGTCGAAGATCAGTCTGGTGCTTCTTCTCAATATGGGTCTTGTTGTTATGTGCATTTTGTGGCAGTTGACAAAGAAAATTTTCCTTGGTCCTCTTCGAGAGGCCGAGGTGGAGAGGCTGAATGAGCAGTCTTGGCGGGAACTCATGGAAATACTTTTTGCCATCACTATTTTCCGGCAGGACTTCTCCGTTACGTTTCTTGCGATGGTAACTGCGCTGTTGCTTATCAAGGGTTTGCACTGGTTGGCTCAAAAGAGAGTTGAGTACATTGAAACAACTCCAACCGTTACTAAGTTGTCCCACATTCGAATAGTTTCCTTCTTGGGTTTTCTCCTCTTCATAGACAGTCTCTTTTTGTACAACTCCGTGAACTATTTGATACAGACAAGACAGGCATCTGTTTCACTCTTCTTTGCATTTGAGTAAGTTGAGCTCTTCTGACTCATTTTTGTTGCTCTCTTTTTGCTTAATATGTGCTCCTTGAGTTCCACTGCTAGTTAGTGAAAACCCTGCCGCTgtgaaacaaaaagaaagatgaggaagaagaaaacaaaaacaataattCACACCCTTTTACTTTTTGTCCTtggttccttttcttttataaacTAGAGTCCTAAATATCCGCGATATTCCAAGAGAAACTAGAGATGTTAGTGAGCTTATTAGACCAAGGGCTTCCGTAGTTGGTGTTTCATGCCTTACAAAATCACTTGGTTGGGACACGGGATGTATCAGCAAAGGTGACAGTAAGCTTTGGATCTATGAGtgctcttttcttttatgcagtTCTGTCTCTGCTTATCTTCAAAGCTGATGCAAAATGCTGTgatttatgtatacatattattACTGATATGTTAAAGCTCATATGGGTTAGAATCCTGATTTGTCTATCATTAGGGCTGGATGATGTCAAGTCTCTTGTAATAGCAGTCTTATCTCATATCTCATGTAAAACTACGTTACAAAGTTTAATCATGTAAATATGTTAGTACACCCATTTTTCAATTCTCTTTGTTAGGGTTGATCTCTTATAATGTATCACTTAATGGATGATTCACTTATTGGTTAGAAATCTGTGAATTTTTCATGTACATGCTGCCATTGTTATATCAATGAATTCTATTAACACGTCTGATTCACCTATCGTATTTGTAATTGCTGGGAAATATGTTCATGAACTTGATTACTTCTCGTATTATTTTCCCCAACTGCAGTTTGATCATGTTAACTGTAACCTATATCCTTGTCCCTAATGATTAGCAACTTTTGGGTAATGATTCAGGTACATGATACTTGCAACGACAACTGTCTCAACTTTTGTAAAATATGTCTTCTACATAAGTGACATGCTTATGGAAGGACAATGGGAGAAGAAGCCTGTCTATACCTTCTACTTGGAACTTATCCGGGACTTGCTCCACTTGTCTCTGTACTTGTGCTTCTTCATGGTGATTTTCATGTAAGTCAAATTTAGGTTTTGCagtttatttttgttgttatcAGTGAAAACTTTTacctgatttaaaaaaaaaaaagttttgcaGTTTGTTTTTATCTACTGTAAGTGTATAGAGGTGTTTCTACAGGACCGAATAAAAGAAGTGTATGGTAGTGTCTCTTTTCTGGATATAAAAGCTTTCATCTTCTCTAACATAATTTGCTGATGTGATCAAAAGCAACCATACTTGTTGTAGAAACTTGCGCCCGTCCATTTATTTGACTGTTTTCATCACCCTTTTCTTTCGTTAGGAAACATATGTGGATGATTAATTCCTTACCTAACTTTATCAGAAaagaatttcttcttgaaatttattgttgttgtttccatAAAGTTGCCCTCGTCCgtgaaacttttaaaaaaaaaaaaaaaaaaaaaaaaaaatcctcagTCAAGTATCTGGGCGTATAGTCCCTGTTAGATTTCTGTCTGCACGTTATGTGGCCATTAATTGTGGCGTTGCCTATGTTTTGGAAGGTGCAGAGGATACCTAATTATTTGGCTACCCTAATGGAACTTATCATTTATGATGATGAAATAGCTTACAGTGAAGCATGTTCATTTCTTGGATGTGCTTCGTACTTTCTGTTAGTAAACTGGTACTAAAATGACACTGCTTGAGTACGTCATTTCTCACCCCCCCCCCGCGCGGCGGGGGAGGTCTTTCTCTTTTTGGATAAGGTTTTGAAAGACATTTTGATTCACGTATGGTTGGAGACTTTTTGCTAACCAAGCAACAGCCTGCAATTTACCATGCTtcttttatttggaaaaaagagGGTGTTAAttcacctttttctttttgatccACAATGTTCTAAAGCTGTACTAAGGTTCCTCAAGTATACATAACTATATAGTAAAGTTGGTGTGTGACACATGTTGCTTGTTCTGCAGATCTGTATTTGACTTTTGATAGAAGAGCTCATTCTTGTTTATCCATGTTGATGTTACTTTCTATTTGTTGACCCAGGCTTGTCTATTAAGCTCGTTCTTTGCCTTCCCCTCCTGCTATTATTACATTAAGAAACctcactttatttattttcttctacttTCTAGGAACTATGGCGTGCCCCTGCATTTGATTCGGGAGCTTTATGAGACATTCCGCAACTTTAAGATTCGAGTTGCCGATTATATACGCTATCGGAAGATTACCTCAAATATGAATGACCGTTTTCCGGATGCTACACCAGAAGAGCTCACTGCGTAAATTGCTCACTTATAAtgttaatataatttttgtttCTTCAGAACTTTCTTATCATTTAATCAATTACTTCTATGCTCATGCAGAAGTGACGCTACCTGCATCATATGTCGTGAGGAGATGACCACTGCTAAGAAACTTATTTGCGGGCATCTGTTTCATGTGCATTGCCTCCGTTCATGGCTAGAACGGCAACACACCTGTCCTACTTGCAGAGCCCTTGTTGTGCCAGCTGAAAATGGGACAAATGTGGTAGGATCACGACCAGATATGCAACAAGGTATTACTTATAGCTTGATCACTTTCTGCTAATCATACTTTTAGTGTCCAGTGGTGTAGCCAGGGATTTGAGTAAGTGGAttcgaaaaaaagaaaaaattgtcaCACCTAAGTTATGAACCTATGTCGAGGGGATTCAACagtttatatatacaaaaaattattttatacccTTTTTGCATAGTGTAATTTCCCGACGAAGGgaattcaattgaacccccttCACGAAAGGTAGCTTTGCCCCTGTTTGTAGCAACTAAACTAAGTCAGATTCCTTTGAGTGACAGGAAATGGACTTTCCTCTTCGGGAGTCTAAATCTACATGACTTTGTCAACTATATGTAGCACTAGGACTTGGATGCTAAGTCATCCATTCATTGCTAATAAGCTGGGTAGAGCATCAAATTGTAGCTTAAGTGCTGACGTGTGAATCACGTCGATATCAGGCCActgttgatttttttaatttcgagATTTATACTTTGTAGTTGTCACTGATTGTGGATTGTTTctagctttttccttttttttgaaaagtgatTGTATGTCTAGCTTTTTATCCTAAAGGATGACATTCACGTCAGAAGAGCTAATCCCAAGTAGGGACActtctatgtatatgtgtttttGTACAAATGGATGAATGTGGCACTTATATATTTACTTACTGAACCCTTTGTTAATTCTCTCCCTCAGGCCCTGGATCAAGTGCGGCAAGTGCATCTCAGAGTTCGCAAGCAGATACCACGCCGAGCAATAATGTTAGCCAGCACCAAGCTAGAATCCAAGCTGCTGCAGCAGCAGCAGCTGTTTATCAAAAATCTTTTGTTTATCCTTCTGTACCAACACAAGCATGGTATGATTTTCTTATCTTTTATGTAAACACACTATTGATTATTTGCTTTGCATATTTATTAGACCTTTCTTCATCCTACAGATGTGAAAAGCTGAACTATATCTCTCTATATTCCTTTTTCAGCATACTAGTTAGTGATAAGTAATTAAGGAACTTTTTACAGGCAGGGTCAAAATTAGATAGGATTTCATTGTGGGAACCAGCAAGAGGGAGTTTCATCTTTGTTATACATGCTTCGCCCACACTCTTGTGCAATTTGCTACTGCACTGCTCTTTTACGCAGGGTAGAGCTGTTTtggtttttgttcctaaattcTATGGATCATAAGTCAACTCCTGTTTTCTCTTCGTCCTTGTATTGCTATTATTATTGGATGGCTACATTGAGCCTTCATTTCTTGTGCTTCCCagataaatttcttaaaaagGAAGATCTGTTAGCATATTACCTGGTACAGAAGTTACAATCTGTACCTCCGCACTTCTTTTTTCCTATTCCAATTTTTATGAAACTACGAAAGGTAAATTGTGCCTCTTAGACGCTTCTCAATAAACGTTTAAAACAGATCCATTTCAAGTTTCATCGTAGTAGTTTGGGAAGTCAAATGTAAATCTGTTTGAGATGAAGTTAACATGGAACTGTATGCTAACGAGAGACGTTGTTTGCAATTCACAATCTAATTTTTAGGTGCCTTCAGGGATTGTGATGTAATCACTAGTCTGATTGCGGTCCATTCCCCATTCATTCATTTTGGGTCAGTTGCCTAGGAATTATTTTGTTGTCATGGACCTCCTATTAACAGCTGCTCATTTAGCTGTCCATGACTGGCTAGGGGTTTGCCTTCGACTTGTAGTTCTTTGTTCTGTGATGTAAACTTGTGGTCAACTTTTTGACAATGCACCCCTCCCtgtgtcttttttctttttctttttctttttggcagtTGAAGAGGGGCTCTGCATTTCTAGTAGGTTTCTTAACTATTGGAAGGAAACTGAAACAATGGTTCTTGCTTGCAGGTCTCCTGGATATAATCCAGTTCCTCCATCCTATAGTCCAGTGGGCAGTTCTGCCAATGTGCACTCAGATGGGGAGCGGGCATCGAATGAACAATCACCGCACAATCAATTAGCAAATATTCCCTCTGCTCAATATCCACAATGTGGTTTTCTCCCTTTTCAACATCCAGGTGCTAACAACCTTAGTATTCCAAAGGATCAACTTGAGGCCCATAAGATGCTTTTACAGCAACAAATTCAGGTATGAAAGTTTCTCTGCTTGATTGATATCTTTATCTATTATGCCTCTATTATGCATTTGGTATTATTCTGTAAACGAGTTGGTAAATTTTCATGCACAAATCAACTCCACATGCATGGAACTCGAAGTGGTCTTCTCTTCAATTATATTCACCTATGTTTGTGTAAATTTTTCCAACTAATATTCTAGAAAAAACATTGTCAATCTTAGCGAACTgcaaaataactttttttagaGAATATCATGATTTAGATTTAAGTTCTGGATTAGGAACATCTGATAACCTACTTGATCTTCTCAGATGAGTTGTACTCTATTTATTCTCGAGCAGTGATTTAGAGCTCACATGGCTCTTGATTGGTATTTACAATTCATCCGATCAATTACTCTGTTTTGTGGACAATGATCCCTAGGTAGAGTTCAGTAACACATATTGGAATGTTAATCAGGGATATTTTAAACTAGTTTTAGACAATTGCAGGTATTgctttatttgttaattatgttatcattttttgggggggttggggggaATTACTTTTAATGCCAATAGTTGGATGAGATGAGATATATGAAACATAGGCTCACTGCAATCTGATGTATACCATTCATCATGCACATGGCTGCTTTATAGTGGACTGGATTCTCATTTTGGAGGATTGTTTTTCCTTACTCTTCTCTCTATTT
Coding sequences within it:
- the LOC132056275 gene encoding ERAD-associated E3 ubiquitin-protein ligase HRD1B-like, with the translated sequence MMRLQTYGGLSLIATLAVIYHAFSSRGQFYPAMVYLSTSKISLVLLLNMGLVVMCILWQLTKKIFLGPLREAEVERLNEQSWRELMEILFAITIFRQDFSVTFLAMVTALLLIKGLHWLAQKRVEYIETTPTVTKLSHIRIVSFLGFLLFIDSLFLYNSVNYLIQTRQASVSLFFAFEYMILATTTVSTFVKYVFYISDMLMEGQWEKKPVYTFYLELIRDLLHLSLYLCFFMVIFMNYGVPLHLIRELYETFRNFKIRVADYIRYRKITSNMNDRFPDATPEELTASDATCIICREEMTTAKKLICGHLFHVHCLRSWLERQHTCPTCRALVVPAENGTNVVGSRPDMQQGPGSSAASASQSSQADTTPSNNVSQHQARIQAAAAAAAVYQKSFVYPSVPTQAWSPGYNPVPPSYSPVGSSANVHSDGERASNEQSPHNQLANIPSAQYPQCGFLPFQHPGANNLSIPKDQLEAHKMLLQQQIQVLQTQLKILENPNTHKNADALGISDIKGKAISSENSQGQTEGAEI